Sequence from the Anopheles merus strain MAF unplaced genomic scaffold, AmerM5.1 LNR4000280, whole genome shotgun sequence genome:
CCGTAATAATTAATTGCTCCCAGAAATGATCTCACACCGGATATGTCTATCGGTTCAGGGAGCTTCTTTATAAGCTCGATTTTTGACGGATTTTCTGCTGTTTAAAAGCACATTTATCGGCTCGTATCgtaaatccatattcttgAAGCCTGTGTAATACTTCTGCCAAATTTGTGTCATGCTCGTGTTCGCTACTTCCTCCTACGATGATATCGTCAAGATATCCTGATACACCCTTAAGCCCTGCGAGCATTGTATCCATAAGTTGCTGGAAGGCAGCAGGAGCAACTTTGATGCCGGGTGGTAGGCGGTTGTAGTGGTACAAGCCTCTATGCGTATTTATGGTAAGTAGCGGTCTGTATTGAGGATCGATTTCGACTTGGAGAAAGGCGTCCGTTAAGTCGATTTTGCTGAACATGGTGCAGTTGGACAGCCTTGAAAATATGTCCTCTGGGAGTGGTAACGGGTAATCATGTGGTCTTAGCGCTTCGTTCAACCCAGTGGAATAATCGCCACATAGCCGAATTTTCCCGTTTGCCTTCTTAACCACTACCACCGGTGCTGCCCATTCAGAAAACTTTACAGGTGTTATTATGCCCAACTTTTCTAGCCTATCAAGCTCTAGATTTACAGGCTCTTGCATAGCGTATGCAACGGGTCTTTTTGGACGAAAGACTGGACGGCAGTTGTCTTTCAGCGTCAAGGTAACCCCTGCCTTTATATAGGCCTATTCCTTGAAAGACTGTTGGGAACCGTTCTTGCCATTGCTTCGGCGTGGTAGACGTACCTGTAACGTGGCAGCAAAAACTGTCCATCGGAACCGACCATAGAGCAAACGCGTCGATAACATCAGCACCTAAAAGTAACAAACGCGATTTAGAGACGCGAATCACGGTTTGCTTTGCCTGTCCATTCACTTCGACAGTGCACGGAAACTCTCCTTCCAAGGATAGGTTAGCACCTGAGGCGGTTCTAGCGATTACGGATGGTGCTGCTAACTGGGGACTGCCAATGAGCTTCCACGTTGTGTGATCTATCACAGTAATGTCGGAAGCCGTGTCCAACTGCATACGAACCGGTGTACCATTCATCGTAAGCGACACGAATCTGCGCCGTTGCTGTACACTCTGGACGTTCACTGTCACCATCCTTAATTGTGTTTTACGCTGCTTCCAGGGGCGTTTGCCGGGCTTACGGGATCTTATGGTGTTGCAATAACCTTCTTTGTGGCCCGTCCGGGAACAAGTTGTGCATCGGTGTTGCTTGTACGGGCAATCGCGGCTCCAATGCAACCCTCCGCACGACCAACACGGGGTAGTAGGATTGTCGCGCTTGGGTTGAAACTGACGTGGTGCGCgatgcatttttgtgtttacTGCTAGAACACGCTCTGGTACCGGTGCCTTGATCATTGCGCTATCCTTTTTCAGGTTGATTAACCGATGGCACTCTGAAGAAAGCTGTTGCAAGGTCACGCAGGCCTTGTCCTCAATGCGGGCTAGCAGTCGCGTCCTGATGTCTGCGTCGATCTCGTCTTTCAACCCGCACACGTACAGCAAACACTTGAACTCTTCCTCGTTCAACTTCTTCAGCTCGAACTCGACACACGCCTTGTTAATTCGACACGCATAGCTGAGATGATCCTCGGTCCGCGTCTTCATGATCTGCAAGCATTTGAACCGCTTGCTCAGCAGCGATTCTTGGGTGTCGAACAGGCATGTAAGTTTTTCCACAGTCTGCTCGAGTGAAAAATCCGGCGGGCGGCTCGGCATGATGAAGCTTAAGTAGCGATCGTGCTCGGATGGTCCCAGTTTGCGCAGCAACAATCGCACTTTGGCTGCGTCGTCGATCCTTGCCGCGTCCTTCTGGAACAGGTCGAGATAGCATGAAAACCAGCTTTTGAAGGTTATACCAGTCTCCTTGTTGTATTGAAACTCTGAAATGTGGTGAGACAGAGTATCAATTATTTGTTCAGGCTGCAACGTGGTGGGTGGGGCGCATTGGCTCGGCATGCGCGCGTGAAGAAAATCAttaagcagctgctgctgttgtgccaTTTGCTGTTGAAGCAAATTCATCATTTGCAGCATCGTTGCACTATCCGCACTGCTAATGATGGCTGGTGACGCATTGATTAGCGATGGCGTCGACGTAGGCTGCGATGGCGTCGACGTAGGCTGCGATGGCGGCTGGATTATCATCGGCGGTACTGCTGATGCTCCTTCTCGATGCGCGAAATTTGGCATAGACACGCCTGGTACGCTGGCACGATTTTGCGATAATCGGCGCGGGTCAACGTCCGCAAAAATATCCATCTGGTTTGCGTCGGCTTGCTCCATCCTACGACGCTTGCGACACGGTGGTCCTATGTTTGATACACTTGCACACGTTAAACTGAACACACGTTAAAGTAAATTgttctcgtcgccacttttacGTTGCCGTGTGATATGTGGCCGAATAAGTGTTACGACACAACGTAAATTAGATAAGgtacaataaataaacttaatttatttccGCCTTGTTACTGACACCACACCACATTCGTTGCTAGCTGTATCCCGACTGCCGCTCGCATCCCGATCGTGTAACGTGTAACAATCGGGATCGCGGATCGGGACGAATCTCTCGCTAGGACACTCGTGCCCATCAACCGACGAGAGAAAACATCTCGCAGAGAGGGCGCGTGAGTACCCTGCACGTACGCACCCAACATTTCCCATTAGCAGTTtacaacataaatttaatttaatttatttggttatatagggtaactgtaccagttttcggcagtgtaatTAAAAACGTGTAATCATGCAAAAATGCGTCGAAAATTGtcttaaaacatatttttgaagtAGAGATATGCTCATTTGTACGAAGTTTCTTTCATATACAAAGTTTCACATCATTtccttgcatatttttcaaaatatcaaacaaaatgtgcagagttcacaatttttcggcagatttgTTATCAGTCAATTGTTCGGCAGGTTTCGTTATTAAGAGAATTAGAACAATAAACCAATGAAATTGTGAAGTATGAAAGATTCTATGGTTGCAGCATTTATTCTAGTTCGTTTggatttttaaaatcacgGAAAACAAGTAATTATTCATGTTAATACGACATTTCTAATACGCCATAATACATAATACGACGTTTCTTATATCAAATATGACCATTTCACTATAAATCATCAAATAACatgagagaaaaataataagtTTGAGCCTGTCGGAGCCGAACTCTGTAGCCATCGTAATGTCTCTTTTCTTCAATGCCTACTATGTTTGTAACTCATATCAAAGAAACTATAAAAACTACCAGCAAAGTGACCAGAATGGGCAACATTAATAATTTtagtgctt
This genomic interval carries:
- the LOC121602046 gene encoding uncharacterized protein K02A2.6-like → MEQADANQMDIFADVDPRRLSQNRASVPGVSMPNFAHREGASAVPPMIIQPPSQPTSTPSQPTSTPSLINASPAIISSADSATMLQMMNLLQQQMAQQQQLLNDFLHARMPSQCAPPTTLQPEQIIDTLSHHISEFQYNKETGITFKSWFSCYLDLFQKDAARIDDAAKVRLLLRKLGPSEHDRYLSFIMPSRPPDFSLEQTVEKLTCLFDTQESLLSKRFKCLQIMKTRTEDHLSYACRINKACVEFELKKLNEEEFKCLLYVCGLKDEIDADIRTRLLARIEDKACVTLQQLSSECHRLINLKKDSAMIKAPVPERVLAVNTKMHRAPRQFQPKRDNPTTPCWSCGGLHWSRDCPYKQHRCTTCSRTGHKEGYCNTIRSRKPGKRPWKQRKTQLRMVTVNVQSVQQRRRFVSLTMNGTPVRMQLDTASDITVIDHTTWKLIGSPQLAAPSVIARTASGANLSLEGEFPCTVEVNGQVLMLSTRLLYGRFRWTVFAATLQVRLPRRSNGKNGSQQSFKE